A single Triticum dicoccoides isolate Atlit2015 ecotype Zavitan chromosome 2A, WEW_v2.0, whole genome shotgun sequence DNA region contains:
- the LOC119355768 gene encoding uncharacterized protein At4g17910-like isoform X2, whose product MEGLLDKPLNPNKLLKEQFVSNLTGSSLLEIAALSTIVPAVVVLRKWSSRDNIRRDSVKKNDDALAGHKDGVYYFSALVIDFLTVVLPILLIFTILAEWAYICAISLVAVISIYILFKRSQSHLKAQQHLPSLRADISSYRVSVVLVTCVSILAVDFKIFPRRYAKAETYGSGIMDLGVGSFVVANALVSRQARNITSLRWKAALKSISPLVFLGFARLISTSGVDYQVHVGEYGVHWNFFFTLAAVSILTSIIRIHPKYCGTVGMLVLAGYQVWLNFGLNKYLTSDERSGDIIGQNKEGVYSIFGYWGMYLIGVSLGYFLFHDLSSKGKIRSTQVVKVWVLAASFWILAIILDSYVERVSRRMCNFAYVMLVFGQNFQVISILTLAGSISHDKNLVLEEAFNQNMLGAFLVANILTGLVNLSVDTLSASPLAAFMILVAYTFTLCMLTGLAHFSGVRIKFW is encoded by the exons ATGGAGGGCCTCCTCGACAAGCCCCTGAACCCGAACAAGCTTCTTAAGGAGCA ATTCGTGAGCAACCTGACGGGGTCGTCCCTGCTGGAGATCGCGGCGCTCTCCACTATCGTGCCG GCAGTGGTGGTTTTAAGGAAATGGAGCAGCAGAG ATAATATTAGGAGGGATTCAGTGAAGAAAAATGATGATGCTCTTGCTGGTCATAAAGATGGAGTGTATTACTTTTCAGCGTTGGTTATAGATTTTCTCACTGTTGTATTGCCTATACTTCTGATTTTCACG ATCTTAGCTGAATGGGCTTATATTTGTGCAATTTCTCTTGTAGCTGTGATATCTATCTACATCTTGTTTAAAAG GTCTCAGTCTCATCTCAAGGCTCAACAGCATCTGCCTTCTCTTAGGGCAGACATATCTTCTTACCGAGTGTCAGTG GTTTTAGTGACATGCGTGTCCATATTGGCAGTGGATTTCAAAATCTTTCCTAGACGGTATGCAAAGGCTGAAACATATGGTAGTGGCATT ATGGATCTCGGAGTAGGGTCTTTTGTAGTGGCTAATGCACTAGTGTCTAGACAAGCACGAAACATAACCTCATT gagatggaaggcAGCACTGAAGTCCATAAGTCCTCTAGTATTTCTTGGCTTTGCTCGTCTTATCTCTACATCAGGTGTTGATTATCAG GTACATGTAGGAGAATATGGTGTCCATTGGAACTTCTTTTTCACCCTTGCAGCAGTTTCTATCCTTACATCCATTATCAGGATTCATCCTAAATATTGCGGGACAGTTGGTATGCTTGTTCTTGCAG GATACCAGGTATGGCTAAATTTTGGGTTGAATAAGTATCTCACATCTGATGAGAGAAGTGGTGATATCATTGGCCAGAATAAGGAAGGCGTGTATAGCATATTTG GATACTGGGGTATGTACCTGATTGGTGTATCTCTGGGTTACTTTTTGTTTCATGACCTTAGTTCAAAAGGAAAGATTAGGAGCACTCAAGTGGTAAAAGTATGGGTTCTCGCAGCATCATTTTG GATTTTGGCAATCATTCTTGACAGCTATGTTGAAAGAGTCTCTCGACGAATG TGCAACTTCGCCTATGTTATGCTTGTGTTTGGCCAGAATTTTCAG GTTATATCTATTCTCACACTAGCGGGGTCCATTTCACATGACAAGAATTTGGTTCTTGAGGAAGCATTCAATCAAAATATGCTTGGCGCATTCCTTGTG GCAAATATCCTAACTGGTCTAGTAAATCTCTCAGTTGACACGCTTTCGGCCTCTCCCCTCGCTGCCTTCATGATTTTGGTAGCATACACCTTTACTTTGTGCATGCTTACTGGTCTTGCTCACTTTTCTGGTGTTAGGATAAAATTTTGGTGA
- the LOC119355768 gene encoding uncharacterized protein At4g17910-like isoform X3 produces MEGLLDKPLNPNKLLKEQFVSNLTGSSLLEIAALSTIVPAVVVLRKWSSRDNIRRDSVKKNDDALAGHKDGVYYFSALVIDFLTVVLPILLIFTILAEWAYICAISLVAVISIYILFKRSQSHLKAQQHLPSLRADISSYRVSVVLVTCVSILAVDFKIFPRRYAKAETYGSGIMDLGVGSFVVANALVSRQARNITSLRWKAALKSISPLVFLGFARLISTSGVDYQVHVGEYGVHWNFFFTLAAVSILTSIIRIHPKYCGTVGMLVLAGYQVWLNFGLNKYLTSDERSGDIIGQNKEGVYSIFGYWGMYLIGVSLGYFLFHDLSSKGKIRSTQVVKVWVLAASFWILAIILDSYVERVSRRMCNFAYVMLVFGQNFQVISILTLAGSISHDKNLVLEEAFNQNMLGAFLVANILTGLVNLSVDTLSASPLAAFMILNS; encoded by the exons ATGGAGGGCCTCCTCGACAAGCCCCTGAACCCGAACAAGCTTCTTAAGGAGCA ATTCGTGAGCAACCTGACGGGGTCGTCCCTGCTGGAGATCGCGGCGCTCTCCACTATCGTGCCG GCAGTGGTGGTTTTAAGGAAATGGAGCAGCAGAG ATAATATTAGGAGGGATTCAGTGAAGAAAAATGATGATGCTCTTGCTGGTCATAAAGATGGAGTGTATTACTTTTCAGCGTTGGTTATAGATTTTCTCACTGTTGTATTGCCTATACTTCTGATTTTCACG ATCTTAGCTGAATGGGCTTATATTTGTGCAATTTCTCTTGTAGCTGTGATATCTATCTACATCTTGTTTAAAAG GTCTCAGTCTCATCTCAAGGCTCAACAGCATCTGCCTTCTCTTAGGGCAGACATATCTTCTTACCGAGTGTCAGTG GTTTTAGTGACATGCGTGTCCATATTGGCAGTGGATTTCAAAATCTTTCCTAGACGGTATGCAAAGGCTGAAACATATGGTAGTGGCATT ATGGATCTCGGAGTAGGGTCTTTTGTAGTGGCTAATGCACTAGTGTCTAGACAAGCACGAAACATAACCTCATT gagatggaaggcAGCACTGAAGTCCATAAGTCCTCTAGTATTTCTTGGCTTTGCTCGTCTTATCTCTACATCAGGTGTTGATTATCAG GTACATGTAGGAGAATATGGTGTCCATTGGAACTTCTTTTTCACCCTTGCAGCAGTTTCTATCCTTACATCCATTATCAGGATTCATCCTAAATATTGCGGGACAGTTGGTATGCTTGTTCTTGCAG GATACCAGGTATGGCTAAATTTTGGGTTGAATAAGTATCTCACATCTGATGAGAGAAGTGGTGATATCATTGGCCAGAATAAGGAAGGCGTGTATAGCATATTTG GATACTGGGGTATGTACCTGATTGGTGTATCTCTGGGTTACTTTTTGTTTCATGACCTTAGTTCAAAAGGAAAGATTAGGAGCACTCAAGTGGTAAAAGTATGGGTTCTCGCAGCATCATTTTG GATTTTGGCAATCATTCTTGACAGCTATGTTGAAAGAGTCTCTCGACGAATG TGCAACTTCGCCTATGTTATGCTTGTGTTTGGCCAGAATTTTCAG GTTATATCTATTCTCACACTAGCGGGGTCCATTTCACATGACAAGAATTTGGTTCTTGAGGAAGCATTCAATCAAAATATGCTTGGCGCATTCCTTGTG GCAAATATCCTAACTGGTCTAGTAAATCTCTCAGTTGACACGCTTTCGGCCTCTCCCCTCGCTGCCTTCATGATTTTG